The DNA window AATACAAATTGTGGGTGATGATCTTTTTGTTACTAACAAGAATAGATTGTCAATGGGCATAAAAAAAGGAGCTTGTAACTCCCTACTATTAAAAGTAAATCAAATAGGTTCTCTTACAGAAGCTATTGATACTGCAAGTCTTGCATATAGAAGCGGTTATTCCGTTGTTGTGAGCCACAGAAGTGGTGAAACTGAAGATACAATGATAGCAGATATTGCTGTTGGGATATCATCTGGACAAATAAAAACAGGAGCCCCCTCTAGAAGCGAACGTTGTGCAAAATACAATAGATTACTAAGGATAGAAGAATATCTAGGAGAAAGTGCAGTCTACTCTGGAAAGAATTTCAGAATACCATTTTAGGCCGAGGTAGTCTAGCTAGGTAAGGCGGCGGTCTCGAAAACCGCTGGTGCTCGCCACCACAAGGGTTCAAATCCCTTCCTCGGCGCTTATAATTATTTTTTAAGACCCTTGAAAATTTGTATTATTAATTATTTTAGAATATAAATTATTATTGATGAGAATAATCGGGATTAATATTCGTTATAAGATATATTTTCCTTTTCGCTACCTTCGTACATTATAATTCTGACTTTTTCCTCAGTAATTAGTCCTTGCTTGATTATATCGTTAAGTAATGGTTTAATTCTATCAATTCTCTCCTTTGAGTCAACAACTTCAACTACTATAGGCAAATCTGTTGATAATCTTAGGATAGAAGTAGTACGAAATCTGCTATTTTTCCCAAATCCCTCTACACCCCTTAGTACTGTGGCACCTGCCAATCCTTCTTTTCTGAATAATTCAACAAGGTATCTATGTAATGGCTTTCCTTCATATCTATCAGATTCACCAATAAAAATCCTAAGGAGCGTTGCCTCAGATTCTTTTTTCATTTAACGCCTCCCAACGTTATTACTAAAATCTTACCCATGTATATGGCAAACATAGTTAAAAAGATAGTGCCTATAATGTTGAGAGTAAAGTAAAAAAAATCCCTAGATTCTAATAATCTAAACGACTCATAGCTAAAAGTTGACATAGTCGTGAAAGCCCCTAGAAGGCCTATAGTTAGAAATATTCTTGTTTCATCACTTATGACCCCCCTATATTCAGAGATAAAAAGAATCGAACTTAAAATAAAGCTTCCTAACACATTAACTGTTAATGTGCCCAATGGAAATGTCGTAGCTCCATTTTGAGCCCAGCCACTTATCAGATACCTTAGGATTGCCCCTATGAAACCTCCAATCCCTATTAGAAATAGTAGATGCATTCAATTTCACTTGACGCTGAAATTTATAACATATTTATAAAATTAATTGTTTCCTAATTTAGATAAAATTTCTCAATAAGTCTTAAAAGTAAATCATCTAAGCAAGTATATGAAGAAATTAATTGTTTTTTTGCTATTGTCGCTTATAATACTATTTGCAGGATGCACAGTAATCAAGGATTTTGATAAAGAATCAGCAATAAAAATAACAGATCCAATTATGGATAGAACTATGGAAGGATTAAATGAAAACAATTATGACAAATTTACAGAATACTATACTGCTTCATACAAAAAGTCATTTCCTGAAAGTGCTTTTTTAAATTTTACAAAGGGATTCTATAAAAATCCAGGAAAATATATATCTCGAGAAGTATATGATGTCAAGCCAATTGAGAATGGCGTCTTAATTCATTATAAAGGCATATTTGAAACTAGAGATAATGTTGCCATAACAGTTACTTTCGAAATATCAAACGAAGAATATAAAATTAAGAAAATAAGATTTTATTAATCCATTCTTTTTCTGGCACATATTTATCCATAAATAATCTTTTAAATGAACATTGATTTAAGTTAGTCATGGAAAACGATAAATTAGATGAAATTGATATAAAAATATTGAACGCTTTACAAGATAATTCAGAAATTAGTTTTGAATCACTAGGTAAAGAACTAGGCGTTTCAAAATCAACAATCCATTACAGGGTCATGAATTTAAAAGAAAAAGGCATCATAAAAAAATTTTCAGCCATAGTAGATCCTGAAAAAGTGGGTATGGGGATTCTTGCCGTATCTTTGATAAGAGCTCACTACAATCCAGGATACGTTGAATATATAGGAGATAAACTCAAGAATATTCAAGGTGTTTGGGGAGTATATTTTTTAATAGGTGAGCATGATTTTGTTGTTTTAATAAGAGCAAAAGATAAAGAAGACCTCAATAGGATTGTTGAAACATTTATCTCAATGAAAGAGATTGAAAGATCAAATACGCATGTTATAATAAAAAAGATAAAAGAGGATATCCGTGTTGATATCTAAATATTAAAAATAATAAATAAAAATTTTAATCTTTTTCTGGCCAGAATCTTTCTGTGATGATTTTATCTTCAGTATAGAAATTCACAATTGCTTTGCTCTGTGCCTTTATATCTGCAAACTGAGAGTTCTTCATTCCCCCAAATGGCAAGAATGCTACAGGAGCAGGTATGCCTATGTTAACTCCGATCATTCCAGCTTCTGCTTCTAACTTGAATTTTCTAGCCCAGTATCCGTTTTGTGTGTAAATTGATGCACCGTTACCGTACTGATGTCTGTTGATTATTCCTATAGCTTCATCAAGATTCTTTGCCTTCATTATGCAGACTACTGGCCCAAAGATTTCTGTCTTATGTATTTCCATGCCTTCCTTTACATCTGCAAAGACTGTTGGCCCAATGAAGAATCCCTTTTCGTGACCTTGTACTTTAGCACCTCTTCCATCTAAAAGAAGTTTTGCCCCTTCCTTGATTCCAACATCAATCATTTTGTAAATAAAGTCGTATGCCTTTTTAGATATAACTGGCCCCATTACTAATGGCTCCTCGGCATATTTTGGATCTAGTGGGTTTGCTAAAATAACGTCCTTTGCTTCATTAACGAATTTGTCACAAATTGTTTTGTACATTTCGTCTCCGACACCAACAAGTACTGAAGAGGCCATACATCTCTGCCCAGCGCAACCAAAGCACGAAGTAAGCATATTTCTTACGACTTCGTCCACTTTTGCATCTGGCATTGCTACAAGATGATTTTTAGCACTTCCCATTGCCTGGAATCTCTTATTGTTTCTTGCACATTTTTCGGCTACAGTTCTGCATACGTTTGTAGACCCTACAAGAGAGAATCCCTTTACATTTGGATGGTCAATAAATGCATCAGCAACTACTCTGTCACCATTAACAAGATTGAATACACCTGGCGGGAGTCCAATCTTATCTATATATTCAGTGATTTTTACCATTGTCCCTGGGACTTGTTTTGATGGTTTAACGACTATTGTATTTCCAGTTGCAATTGCATAAGGTATAAACCAAAATGGAACCATTGCAGGGAAGTTAAATGGTGCTACCATGGTAAAAACTCCCATGGGCAATCTTAGAACTTCACCGTCAATTCCAAAAGAGCTATCTACTAATTTATCCCCTTGTTGAAGCATTGGCATTGCACATGCAACTTCTATATTCTCAAAAGACCTTTTCATCTCTGCCCTTGCGTCAGGTAAAGATTTTCCCATTTCTTCAACTAATATTCTGGATATTTCTTCTTCGTTGTCCATGAATATTTTTCTTAATTCAAATAATGGTTTAGCCCTCCTTGGTC is part of the Methanofastidiosum sp. genome and encodes:
- the crcB gene encoding fluoride efflux transporter CrcB; the protein is MHLLFLIGIGGFIGAILRYLISGWAQNGATTFPLGTLTVNVLGSFILSSILFISEYRGVISDETRIFLTIGLLGAFTTMSTFSYESFRLLESRDFFYFTLNIIGTIFLTMFAIYMGKILVITLGGVK
- a CDS encoding DUF3887 domain-containing protein — its product is MKKLIVFLLLSLIILFAGCTVIKDFDKESAIKITDPIMDRTMEGLNENNYDKFTEYYTASYKKSFPESAFLNFTKGFYKNPGKYISREVYDVKPIENGVLIHYKGIFETRDNVAITVTFEISNEEYKIKKIRFY
- a CDS encoding DUF190 domain-containing protein, coding for MKKESEATLLRIFIGESDRYEGKPLHRYLVELFRKEGLAGATVLRGVEGFGKNSRFRTTSILRLSTDLPIVVEVVDSKERIDRIKPLLNDIIKQGLITEEKVRIIMYEGSEKENISYNEY
- a CDS encoding Lrp/AsnC family transcriptional regulator: MENDKLDEIDIKILNALQDNSEISFESLGKELGVSKSTIHYRVMNLKEKGIIKKFSAIVDPEKVGMGILAVSLIRAHYNPGYVEYIGDKLKNIQGVWGVYFLIGEHDFVVLIRAKDKEDLNRIVETFISMKEIERSNTHVIIKKIKEDIRVDI
- the mmsA gene encoding CoA-acylating methylmalonate-semialdehyde dehydrogenase, yielding MDVKVYKNYVNGKWIEPENNGYVDIVNPSNGDIIAKAPLSTKAEADKAIEAAHKAFKSWSKTPGPRRAKPLFELRKIFMDNEEEISRILVEEMGKSLPDARAEMKRSFENIEVACAMPMLQQGDKLVDSSFGIDGEVLRLPMGVFTMVAPFNFPAMVPFWFIPYAIATGNTIVVKPSKQVPGTMVKITEYIDKIGLPPGVFNLVNGDRVVADAFIDHPNVKGFSLVGSTNVCRTVAEKCARNNKRFQAMGSAKNHLVAMPDAKVDEVVRNMLTSCFGCAGQRCMASSVLVGVGDEMYKTICDKFVNEAKDVILANPLDPKYAEEPLVMGPVISKKAYDFIYKMIDVGIKEGAKLLLDGRGAKVQGHEKGFFIGPTVFADVKEGMEIHKTEIFGPVVCIMKAKNLDEAIGIINRHQYGNGASIYTQNGYWARKFKLEAEAGMIGVNIGIPAPVAFLPFGGMKNSQFADIKAQSKAIVNFYTEDKIITERFWPEKD